In Fusobacterium massiliense, a single window of DNA contains:
- the glgD gene encoding glucose-1-phosphate adenylyltransferase subunit GlgD, which translates to MIKNYMSVIYLGEDKKNISSLTKSRPLSSILIAGSYRIIDFALSNSVNAGIRNVGLFSGEEDISSLTDHIGIGSEWDLARKKDGIFIFRQMSDNNLSMNRDRIEKNMEYLMRSSQENIVILSAHVLCNLDLNDIIKKHEESGKEITMVYKKINKSSDYPEHCNAIKLDKNKRVISIGQNIISQARGNISLETFVISKKLAMKLLIDSIKNNKYATLPELIARDLDNLEVNSYEFKGYSKHISSTKEYFEFNMDILNKEIREDLFGENNDRKIFTRMKDTPPALFKKTAEVENSLVSNGCIIEGRLKNSVLSRGTIVEKGAVLENCIVLQDCTIKSNAILKNIIIDKNNIIASEEKLNASPEHPLVIEKQIRWDINKYKDLIDYINND; encoded by the coding sequence ATGATTAAAAATTATATGAGTGTTATTTACTTAGGTGAAGATAAAAAAAATATAAGCTCATTGACAAAATCAAGACCTTTATCTTCTATTCTTATTGCAGGGTCATATCGTATTATTGACTTTGCTTTATCTAATTCCGTTAATGCAGGTATTAGGAATGTAGGATTATTTTCTGGAGAGGAAGATATTAGCTCTCTAACTGATCATATAGGTATAGGTAGTGAATGGGATTTAGCCAGAAAAAAAGATGGAATTTTTATTTTTAGACAAATGTCAGATAATAACCTTTCTATGAATAGAGATAGAATTGAAAAAAATATGGAATATTTGATGAGAAGTTCACAAGAAAATATAGTTATTTTAAGTGCTCATGTATTGTGTAACTTAGATCTTAATGATATAATCAAAAAGCATGAAGAATCTGGAAAGGAAATAACTATGGTTTATAAAAAGATTAATAAATCAAGTGATTATCCTGAACATTGTAATGCAATTAAATTAGATAAAAATAAAAGAGTTATTAGCATAGGCCAAAATATTATTTCACAAGCTAGAGGAAATATCTCATTAGAGACTTTTGTTATAAGTAAAAAATTAGCTATGAAACTTTTAATAGATAGTATAAAAAATAATAAATATGCTACTTTACCTGAATTAATAGCTAGAGATTTAGATAATTTGGAAGTAAACTCTTATGAATTTAAAGGATATTCTAAACATATAAGCTCAACAAAGGAATATTTTGAGTTTAATATGGATATTTTAAATAAAGAAATAAGAGAAGATTTATTTGGAGAAAATAACGATAGAAAAATTTTTACAAGAATGAAAGATACTCCACCAGCATTATTTAAAAAGACTGCTGAAGTAGAAAACTCTCTTGTTTCAAACGGTTGTATAATAGAAGGTAGATTAAAAAATAGTGTACTATCTCGTGGAACAATAGTAGAAAAAGGAGCAGTTTTAGAAAATTGTATAGTTCTTCAAGATTGTACTATAAAATCTAATGCTATTTTAAAAAATATCATAATAGATAAGAATAATATAATAGCTTCTGAAGAAAAATTAAATGCTTCTCCAGAACATCCACTAGTAATTGAAAAGCAAATCAGATGGGATATTAATAAATATAAAGATTTAATAGATTATATAAATAATGATTAG
- a CDS encoding CobW family GTP-binding protein, with protein sequence MKVLLLSGFLGAGKTTFIKEMAKHINLEFVILENEYADVGVDKDFLNSKENLKVWEMAEGCICCSMKGDFKNSIKRIYQEIEPEYLIIEPTGVGMLSSILENIKEIKDIDIQFLNPLTFIDVTSFEEYIESFKNFFIDNLKNTGKIILTKLQNINFNKKQDIIKKILEINNNIEIISEDYRYFSKEWYEEILNRDFENKVIDKNFSIGTHINLRTFSKENLNLNNMDKLGKFLEELIEGKYGKVYRAKGIVDIGGYWGQFNLVHKNFEMEAIEKATNSKIVIIGNNLDIKKLEDI encoded by the coding sequence ATGAAAGTATTATTATTAAGTGGTTTTCTTGGTGCTGGGAAAACCACATTTATAAAAGAAATGGCAAAGCATATTAATTTAGAGTTCGTTATTTTAGAAAATGAATATGCTGACGTAGGTGTAGATAAAGATTTTTTAAATAGTAAGGAAAATTTAAAAGTTTGGGAAATGGCAGAGGGGTGTATCTGTTGTTCTATGAAAGGGGATTTTAAAAATTCTATAAAAAGAATATATCAAGAAATAGAACCAGAATATCTAATAATTGAACCGACTGGTGTTGGAATGTTAAGCTCTATTCTTGAAAACATTAAAGAAATCAAAGATATAGATATACAATTTCTAAATCCACTTACATTTATAGATGTTACTTCCTTTGAAGAATATATAGAAAGTTTTAAAAATTTTTTTATCGATAATTTGAAAAATACAGGAAAAATAATTTTAACTAAACTTCAAAATATTAATTTTAATAAAAAACAAGATATTATTAAAAAAATTTTAGAAATTAATAATAATATAGAAATTATTAGTGAAGATTATAGATATTTTTCTAAAGAATGGTATGAAGAAATATTAAATAGAGATTTCGAAAATAAAGTTATTGATAAAAATTTTTCAATAGGGACACATATTAATTTAAGAACATTTTCTAAAGAAAATCTAAATTTAAATAATATGGATAAATTAGGGAAGTTTTTAGAAGAGTTAATTGAAGGGAAATATGGAAAAGTATATAGGGCTAAAGGAATTGTGGATATAGGTGGTTATTGGGGACAATTTAATTTAGTTCATAAAAATTTTGAGATGGAAGCAATTGAAAAAGCTACAAACTCAAAGATAGTTATAATTGGAAATAACTTAGATATTAAGAAATTAGAAGATATATAA
- a CDS encoding class I SAM-dependent methyltransferase: protein MDFQKLINEILNEIKIDKSYRKIIFSNTKNAEFEKIIIKPIQLKNGEAIQIESFKNNKAFHKNIDIKDNDILLTIIDKYVSTYSQILVQKLGLDLTYLKKKNKNDFSKKENKNNFKEVNLEHNKKKKYILNEGEKIDFLIELDVMTEDGKVLKANYNKFRQINKYLEFIDDSIKEMKEKKLIENKIKILDFGCGKSYLTFALYYYLQKYRDDLSFSIVGLDLKKDVIEFCNKTAKKLGYENLEFLNGNIKDYENVEEVDLVFSLHACNNATDYSLEKALSLNAKAILAVPCCHHEFFDKILKNKNSEIFNNLKIMTENGVVLDKFATLATDSFRSLGLELCGYKTKMLEFIDVEHTPKNILIRAIKSNNINYDEKLEEYNKLKKFLGIEPMLEELIKKYFKKIN, encoded by the coding sequence ATGGATTTTCAAAAACTAATAAATGAAATATTAAATGAAATAAAAATAGATAAGTCTTATAGAAAAATAATATTTTCTAATACTAAGAATGCTGAGTTTGAAAAAATTATTATAAAACCAATTCAATTGAAAAATGGAGAAGCAATCCAAATTGAAAGTTTTAAAAATAATAAGGCCTTTCATAAAAATATAGATATTAAAGATAATGATATCTTACTAACTATTATAGATAAATATGTGAGTACATATTCTCAAATATTAGTTCAAAAACTAGGACTAGATTTAACTTATTTAAAGAAAAAAAATAAAAATGATTTTTCTAAAAAAGAAAATAAAAATAATTTTAAAGAAGTCAATTTAGAACATAATAAAAAGAAAAAATATATTTTAAATGAAGGCGAAAAAATAGATTTCCTTATTGAGTTAGATGTTATGACAGAAGATGGAAAAGTATTAAAAGCTAATTATAATAAATTTAGACAAATTAATAAATATCTCGAATTTATTGATGATTCCATTAAAGAAATGAAAGAAAAAAAACTTATTGAGAATAAAATTAAAATATTGGATTTTGGCTGTGGGAAATCATATTTAACTTTTGCTCTTTATTATTATCTACAAAAATACAGAGATGATTTAAGTTTTTCAATAGTTGGTCTAGATTTAAAAAAAGATGTAATTGAATTTTGTAATAAAACTGCAAAAAAATTAGGCTATGAAAATTTAGAATTTCTTAATGGAAATATAAAAGACTATGAAAATGTAGAGGAAGTTGATTTAGTTTTTTCACTTCATGCTTGCAATAATGCTACTGATTATTCACTAGAAAAAGCATTAAGTCTAAATGCTAAAGCTATACTTGCTGTCCCTTGTTGTCATCATGAATTTTTTGATAAAATTTTAAAAAACAAAAACTCTGAAATTTTTAATAATTTAAAAATTATGACTGAAAATGGAGTTGTTCTTGATAAATTTGCTACTTTAGCAACTGATAGTTTTCGTTCATTAGGATTAGAACTTTGTGGGTACAAAACTAAAATGTTAGAATTTATAGATGTTGAACATACTCCAAAAAATATTTTAATAAGAGCAATAAAATCAAACAATATAAATTATGATGAGAAATTAGAAGAGTATAATAAATTAAAAAAATTTTTAGGAATTGAACCCATGTTAGAGGAGTTAATTAAAAAATATTTTAAAAAGATTAATTAA
- the rplU gene encoding 50S ribosomal protein L21 yields MYAVIKTGGKQYKVTEGDVLRVEKLNAEVNTTVELTEVLLVAGDNTVKVGSPLVEGAKVVVEVLSHGKGAKVINFKYKPKKASHRKKGHRQLFTEVKVTSINA; encoded by the coding sequence ATGTACGCAGTAATTAAAACTGGAGGAAAACAGTATAAAGTTACAGAAGGTGATGTATTAAGAGTAGAAAAATTAAATGCTGAAGTTAATACAACTGTTGAATTAACAGAAGTTCTTTTAGTAGCTGGAGATAACACAGTTAAAGTGGGATCACCATTAGTTGAAGGAGCAAAAGTAGTTGTAGAAGTTTTATCACATGGAAAAGGTGCTAAAGTAATTAACTTCAAATACAAGCCTAAAAAAGCAAGTCATAGAAAAAAAGGTCACAGACAATTATTTACTGAAGTAAAAGTTACTTCAATAAATGCTTAA
- a CDS encoding ribosomal-processing cysteine protease Prp, with amino-acid sequence MTKIEIFRKNQSIVGYKASGHSGYAEEGSDIICASISTALQMVLAGIQEKLNLNPIVKIDDGFLDVSLRNIEKSKFNEIDILTETMFIFLKELTKQYPKYIKLVEKEDK; translated from the coding sequence ATGACAAAAATTGAAATTTTTAGGAAAAATCAAAGTATAGTCGGATATAAAGCAAGTGGTCATTCTGGTTATGCTGAAGAGGGAAGTGATATAATATGTGCTTCTATCTCAACAGCTTTACAAATGGTTTTAGCAGGTATTCAAGAAAAATTAAATTTAAATCCTATTGTAAAAATAGATGATGGATTTTTAGATGTTTCTTTAAGAAATATTGAAAAATCAAAGTTTAATGAAATTGATATTTTAACTGAAACTATGTTTATATTTTTAAAAGAATTGACAAAGCAATATCCAAAATACATTAAACTTGTAGAAAAGGAGGATAAGTAA
- the rpmA gene encoding 50S ribosomal protein L27 gives MQFLLNIQLFAHKKGQGSVKNGRDSNPKYLGVKKYDGEVVKAGNIIVRQRGTQYHAGNNMGIGKDHTLFALIDGYVKFERLGKNKKQVSIYSEK, from the coding sequence ATGCAATTTTTATTAAATATACAATTATTTGCACATAAAAAAGGGCAAGGTTCTGTTAAGAACGGAAGAGACTCTAATCCTAAATATCTTGGAGTTAAAAAATACGATGGAGAAGTTGTTAAAGCTGGTAATATCATAGTTAGACAAAGAGGAACTCAATATCATGCTGGAAACAATATGGGAATCGGTAAAGATCACACTCTTTTCGCTTTAATTGATGGATATGTTAAATTTGAAAGATTAGGAAAGAACAAAAAACAAGTTTCTATCTATTCTGAAAAATAA
- a CDS encoding tyrosine-type recombinase/integrase, with product MDLKVIDNNEIVISQRKKRNRDNKKTVFEIYKSEKTVKDYMFYLKDFLHFIYDGDKDFSLNEVIPLMQDITKDDIDEYIVHLFEDRKLKNTSVNKILSALKSLYKELEAKGLENPIKYTKLFPVTRNIENVLKVSISDIKKIIGLYKVDTEKQYRNITILYTLFYTGMRSKELLTLKFKHFLKREDNYFFKLENTKSKKDVYKPIHPALVNKLADYKNYLKKIYNLDENELEEHFIFSVSVEENTPISYRALNLLVKEMGKLIQKDISPHNIRHAIATELSLNGADILEIRDFLGHSDTKVTEVYINAKSVLEKKVLDKLPDINLDD from the coding sequence TTGGACTTAAAAGTAATTGATAATAATGAGATAGTCATAAGTCAAAGAAAAAAAAGAAATAGAGACAATAAAAAAACTGTCTTTGAAATATATAAATCTGAAAAAACTGTAAAAGACTATATGTTCTACCTTAAAGATTTTTTACATTTTATATACGATGGGGACAAAGATTTCTCATTAAATGAAGTTATCCCTCTTATGCAAGATATTACAAAAGATGATATAGATGAATATATTGTTCATTTATTCGAAGATAGGAAATTGAAAAATACTTCTGTTAATAAGATTTTATCTGCATTAAAATCATTATATAAAGAATTGGAAGCTAAAGGCTTAGAAAATCCAATTAAATATACAAAGTTATTTCCTGTTACTAGGAATATAGAAAATGTATTAAAAGTTTCTATTTCAGATATAAAAAAAATTATAGGACTTTATAAGGTTGATACAGAAAAACAATATAGAAATATTACAATATTATATACATTATTCTATACTGGAATGAGAAGCAAGGAGTTATTAACATTAAAATTTAAGCATTTTTTAAAAAGAGAAGATAACTATTTTTTTAAATTAGAAAATACAAAAAGTAAAAAAGATGTTTATAAGCCAATACATCCTGCTCTTGTTAACAAATTAGCTGATTATAAAAATTACTTAAAAAAAATTTATAACTTAGATGAAAATGAACTTGAAGAGCATTTTATTTTTTCTGTATCTGTAGAAGAAAACACTCCTATTTCATATAGAGCATTGAATTTGTTGGTTAAAGAAATGGGAAAATTAATCCAAAAGGATATAAGCCCACACAATATTAGACACGCTATTGCAACGGAGCTATCTCTAAATGGTGCTGATATTTTGGAAATAAGAGATTTTTTAGGACATTCTGATACTAAGGTTACAGAAGTATATATAAATGCTAAATCTGTTTTAGAGAAAAAGGTTCTTGATAAATTGCCAGATATAAATTTAGATGATTAA
- a CDS encoding Crp/Fnr family transcriptional regulator: MKISDDDIKTIEVFNGINSSTIEDIKKSADIIQLKKNRALYSDRQVIDYVYFLLSGNISLIKSNENGESRVIFLLSSGSMINQPLMRKNTSGLECWGFEDSKIIRITFDKFDQLMSKDYTLARNCMLFMERRIRRLYRQLKNSVTLSIEKRLSAKLYRLALEHGIKDNSFENYTLINLNISVTYMAKMLGYQRETVSRAIKILMKNEILKMEERKFYVNMKLANQFFKK; encoded by the coding sequence ATGAAAATAAGTGATGATGATATAAAAACGATAGAAGTATTTAATGGCATCAATAGTAGCACAATAGAAGATATAAAAAAGAGTGCTGATATTATTCAGTTAAAAAAGAATAGAGCACTTTATTCGGATAGGCAAGTTATAGATTATGTATATTTTTTACTTTCAGGAAATATTAGTCTTATAAAGTCAAATGAAAATGGAGAAAGTAGAGTAATTTTTTTGCTTTCTTCGGGCTCTATGATTAATCAACCTTTAATGAGAAAAAATACTTCTGGTTTGGAGTGTTGGGGTTTTGAAGATTCTAAAATTATAAGAATTACTTTTGATAAATTTGATCAACTTATGTCTAAAGATTATACTTTAGCTAGAAATTGTATGTTGTTTATGGAAAGAAGAATTAGAAGGCTTTATAGACAACTTAAAAATTCTGTTACTCTCAGCATCGAAAAAAGACTTTCAGCAAAGTTATATAGACTTGCTCTTGAGCATGGTATAAAAGATAATTCCTTTGAAAATTATACTTTAATAAATTTGAATATAAGTGTTACTTATATGGCAAAGATGCTTGGTTATCAAAGAGAAACTGTTTCTAGAGCTATTAAAATATTGATGAAAAATGAAATTTTAAAAATGGAAGAAAGAAAGTTTTATGTAAATATGAAATTAGCGAATCAATTCTTTAAGAAATAA
- the asrA gene encoding anaerobic sulfite reductase subunit AsrA, giving the protein MKFKLSIEQFDEGLKKLSEKYKIFAPKTFEKRGTYSDTDVVRYALVKSFSEMNWEDKSHFPAKEALLPVNEVLFYYTEDEYTIPKEDERENLVFLRACDMNAIKRLDQIYLNNGASKDFFYTKNRNKTKFIVVGCTKTFRNCFCVSMGTNKSSNYDGAMNIRENEIQLEVVNESLNVFDYNREIDFDIDYVSSNEFKVDLPKEVDFTYISNHKMWDEYDTRCIGCGRCNYSCPTCTCFSMQDIKYKQNNNMGERRRVWASCQVDGYTNIAGGHSFRQKQGQRMRFKTLHKIHDYRKRFGENMCVGCGRCDDMCPQYISISEAYEKVTNAMKEKENDDKLVSEVYEKVIQAIQDKREG; this is encoded by the coding sequence ATGAAATTTAAACTATCCATCGAGCAATTTGATGAGGGTCTTAAAAAACTTTCAGAAAAATACAAGATTTTTGCTCCTAAAACTTTTGAAAAAAGAGGAACATATTCAGATACAGATGTTGTAAGATATGCTCTTGTTAAAAGTTTTTCTGAAATGAACTGGGAAGATAAATCACACTTTCCAGCTAAGGAAGCATTATTGCCAGTTAATGAAGTTTTATTTTATTACACAGAAGATGAATACACAATCCCTAAGGAAGATGAAAGAGAAAATCTAGTTTTTTTAAGAGCATGTGATATGAATGCTATAAAAAGATTAGATCAAATTTATTTAAACAATGGTGCAAGTAAAGATTTTTTCTATACTAAAAATAGAAATAAAACAAAATTTATCGTTGTAGGCTGCACAAAAACTTTTAGAAATTGTTTTTGTGTAAGTATGGGTACAAACAAAAGTAGCAATTATGATGGAGCTATGAATATCAGAGAAAATGAAATTCAGTTAGAAGTTGTGAACGAATCTTTAAATGTATTTGATTATAACAGAGAAATAGACTTTGATATTGATTATGTTAGCTCAAATGAATTCAAAGTTGATTTACCAAAAGAAGTTGACTTTACATATATTTCAAATCATAAAATGTGGGATGAATATGATACTAGATGTATCGGTTGTGGTAGATGCAATTATAGCTGTCCTACTTGTACTTGCTTTTCTATGCAAGATATTAAATATAAGCAAAATAATAACATGGGAGAAAGAAGAAGAGTTTGGGCTTCTTGCCAAGTTGATGGTTACACAAATATAGCAGGTGGACACTCATTTAGACAAAAACAAGGTCAAAGAATGAGATTTAAAACTCTACATAAAATCCATGATTATAGAAAAAGATTTGGTGAAAATATGTGTGTAGGTTGTGGTAGATGTGATGATATGTGCCCTCAATATATTTCTATATCTGAGGCTTATGAAAAAGTTACAAATGCTATGAAAGAAAAAGAAAATGATGATAAATTAGTTTCTGAAGTATATGAAAAAGTTATTCAAGCAATACAAGATAAAAGAGAGGGATAA
- the asrB gene encoding anaerobic sulfite reductase subunit AsrB: protein MCNCSNPYIPSPAEILEIIKHTENEWTFRVKADTSLTKPGQFYEISLPKFGESPISVSGIGKDFIDFTIRAVGRVTNEIFEYKIGDKLFIRGPYGNGFDLNEYNGKELAIVVGGSALAPVRGIIQHVYNNLDKVKSFKLIAGFKSPKDILFAKDLEEWSKKLDVIVTVDGAEDDYKGPKGLVTKYIPDIKFNDLNNSSAVVVGPPMMMKFSVAEFLKLNLSEKNIWVSYERNMHCGIGKCGHCKMDATYICLDGPVFNYEFAKNLVD from the coding sequence ATGTGTAATTGTAGTAATCCATATATACCAAGTCCAGCTGAAATACTTGAAATTATAAAGCACACTGAAAATGAATGGACTTTTAGAGTTAAAGCTGATACGAGTCTAACAAAACCAGGACAATTTTACGAAATTTCTTTACCAAAATTTGGAGAAAGTCCTATATCAGTTTCTGGGATTGGAAAAGATTTTATAGACTTTACAATAAGAGCTGTAGGTAGAGTTACAAATGAAATATTTGAATATAAAATTGGGGACAAACTTTTTATTAGAGGACCATATGGTAATGGTTTTGATCTTAACGAATACAATGGAAAAGAATTGGCTATTGTTGTCGGAGGAAGTGCTTTAGCACCAGTTAGGGGAATTATACAACATGTATATAATAATTTAGATAAAGTAAAATCATTTAAATTAATAGCAGGTTTTAAATCTCCAAAAGATATATTATTTGCTAAAGATTTAGAAGAATGGTCTAAAAAATTAGATGTTATAGTTACAGTAGATGGAGCTGAAGATGATTATAAAGGTCCAAAAGGACTTGTTACAAAATATATACCAGATATAAAGTTTAATGATTTAAATAATTCATCAGCAGTGGTTGTTGGGCCACCTATGATGATGAAATTTTCTGTAGCAGAATTTTTAAAATTAAATTTATCTGAAAAAAATATTTGGGTTTCTTATGAAAGAAATATGCATTGTGGTATAGGAAAATGTGGTCATTGTAAAATGGATGCAACATATATTTGCCTTGATGGTCCTGTTTTTAATTATGAATTTGCAAAAAATTTAGTTGATTAG
- the asrC gene encoding sulfite reductase subunit C, whose amino-acid sequence MIRDLNTKKVMKNAFRITKTKYKTALRVRVPGGLINPECLMIVSEISSKYGDGQIHMTTRQGFEILGIDMENMPEVNKMAQPLIEKLGINQSEKGTGYGAAGTRNISACIGNKVCPKAQYNTTEFARRIEKVVFPHDLHFKIALTGCPNDCIKARMHDFGIIGTCLPEYEMDRCVTCGACVKKCKKLSVNALKIENNKIVRDENKCIGCGECVINCPMSAWTRSPKKYYKLMIMGRTGKKNPRLAEDWLRWVDEDSIVKIIENTYKYVTEYISKDAPNGKEHIGYIVDRTGFEEFRKWALQDVKLPAEAVELKNIYWSGPKYDW is encoded by the coding sequence ATGATAAGAGATCTAAATACAAAAAAAGTTATGAAAAATGCTTTTAGAATAACTAAAACTAAATATAAAACAGCTCTTAGAGTTAGAGTTCCTGGAGGACTAATTAATCCTGAATGTCTAATGATAGTTTCTGAAATCTCTTCTAAATATGGAGATGGTCAAATTCATATGACAACAAGACAGGGATTTGAAATTCTAGGGATAGATATGGAGAATATGCCTGAAGTCAATAAAATGGCACAGCCTCTTATTGAAAAATTAGGCATTAATCAATCTGAAAAAGGTACTGGATATGGAGCAGCAGGAACAAGAAATATCTCTGCTTGTATAGGGAATAAAGTTTGTCCTAAAGCTCAGTATAATACTACAGAATTTGCAAGAAGAATTGAGAAAGTGGTTTTCCCACATGATTTACATTTTAAAATTGCTTTAACTGGGTGCCCTAACGATTGTATTAAAGCTAGAATGCATGACTTTGGAATTATAGGAACTTGTCTTCCAGAATACGAAATGGATAGATGTGTTACTTGTGGTGCATGTGTAAAAAAATGTAAAAAGTTATCTGTTAATGCTTTAAAAATTGAAAACAATAAAATTGTTAGAGATGAGAATAAATGTATTGGTTGTGGTGAATGTGTTATTAACTGCCCTATGTCTGCTTGGACAAGAAGCCCTAAAAAATATTATAAATTAATGATAATGGGTAGAACTGGTAAGAAAAATCCAAGACTGGCTGAAGACTGGTTAAGATGGGTAGATGAAGATAGTATTGTAAAAATCATTGAAAATACATATAAATATGTAACAGAATACATATCAAAAGATGCTCCTAATGGAAAAGAACATATTGGATACATTGTAGATAGAACTGGATTCGAAGAATTTAGAAAATGGGCTTTACAAGATGTAAAATTACCTGCTGAAGCAGTTGAATTAAAAAATATTTATTGGTCAGGTCCTAAATACGACTGGTAA
- a CDS encoding flavodoxin produces MNKISLVYYSSTGNTYSMAQAIEEGIKAAGGTVNVYKVDEMNKDDIFASDVIVMGSSATGAETIEENYLVPFMEEDGAKFNGKKVYIFGSYGWGGGEYADNWKAQLEGFGANIVDMPVLANEAPSDEELEQLRKIGQKLVTI; encoded by the coding sequence ATGAACAAAATAAGTTTAGTGTATTACAGTTCAACTGGAAATACTTACTCTATGGCACAAGCTATTGAAGAAGGAATAAAAGCAGCAGGAGGAACTGTTAATGTTTACAAAGTAGATGAAATGAATAAAGATGATATCTTTGCTAGTGATGTTATAGTTATGGGTTCATCTGCAACAGGAGCAGAAACTATTGAAGAAAACTACTTAGTTCCTTTTATGGAAGAAGATGGAGCAAAATTCAATGGTAAAAAAGTTTATATATTTGGTTCTTATGGTTGGGGAGGCGGAGAATACGCTGACAACTGGAAAGCTCAATTAGAAGGTTTTGGTGCTAATATAGTTGATATGCCAGTTTTAGCTAATGAAGCTCCTAGTGATGAAGAATTAGAACAATTAAGAAAAATTGGTCAAAAATTAGTAACTATCTAA
- the tsaB gene encoding tRNA (adenosine(37)-N6)-threonylcarbamoyltransferase complex dimerization subunit type 1 TsaB, which yields MLVLGIDTSTKICTCSIFDDKKGMIAETSLSVEKNHSNIVMPIIDNLFKISSLNINSIDKIAVAIGPGSFTGVRIALGIAKGLAMALNKPLVGINELDILEAIAEDNTCTEVIPLIDARKERVYYKHDNMCADGYLIDLLKELDSNKKYIFVGDGAINYTDILKNNLGERAIIFSRYNSFPRASILCELSLTRKEDNIYTLEPEYISKSRAEKQ from the coding sequence ATGTTGGTTTTGGGAATTGATACATCTACAAAAATTTGTACTTGTTCTATATTTGATGATAAAAAAGGAATGATAGCAGAAACTAGTTTAAGTGTTGAAAAAAATCACTCTAATATTGTTATGCCTATAATAGATAATCTTTTTAAGATTTCTTCACTAAATATAAATAGTATTGATAAAATTGCTGTTGCTATAGGACCAGGTTCATTTACTGGAGTTAGAATTGCATTAGGTATTGCCAAAGGACTAGCTATGGCTTTAAATAAACCGCTTGTAGGAATTAATGAATTAGATATTTTAGAAGCTATTGCTGAAGATAATACTTGTACGGAAGTAATTCCATTGATTGATGCTAGAAAAGAAAGGGTATACTATAAGCATGATAATATGTGTGCTGATGGGTATTTGATTGATTTATTAAAAGAATTGGATTCAAATAAAAAATATATTTTTGTTGGAGATGGGGCAATTAATTACACTGACATCTTAAAAAATAACTTAGGTGAGAGAGCAATTATTTTCTCTAGGTATAATTCATTTCCTAGAGCTTCTATTTTATGTGAATTATCATTAACTAGAAAAGAAGATAATATTTATACTTTAGAGCCTGAGTATATTAGTAAATCTAGAGCAGAAAAACAATAA
- the tsaE gene encoding tRNA (adenosine(37)-N6)-threonylcarbamoyltransferase complex ATPase subunit type 1 TsaE translates to MEKILNFSEIDTLAKKIANYASENTVIALIGDLGTGKTTFTKTFAKEFGVKENLKSPTFNYVLEYLTGRLPLYHFDVYRLCNSEEIYEIGYEDYINNGGVALIEWADIILDDLPKEYIRIDFSYSTKDDERKVNIKYIGNSKKEEELLNYVGFGN, encoded by the coding sequence ATGGAAAAGATTTTAAATTTTTCAGAGATAGATACATTAGCAAAAAAGATTGCTAACTATGCTAGTGAAAATACAGTTATTGCTCTTATTGGAGATTTAGGAACTGGAAAAACTACCTTTACAAAAACATTTGCTAAAGAATTTGGAGTTAAAGAAAATTTAAAAAGCCCTACATTTAATTATGTTCTTGAATATTTAACTGGTAGATTACCTCTTTACCATTTTGATGTGTATAGACTTTGTAATTCGGAAGAGATTTATGAAATTGGTTATGAAGACTACATTAATAATGGTGGAGTAGCATTGATAGAATGGGCTGATATTATTTTAGATGACTTACCAAAAGAGTATATAAGAATTGATTTTTCTTACTCTACTAAAGATGATGAAAGAAAAGTTAATATAAAATATATTGGAAATTCTAAAAAAGAGGAGGAACTTTTAAACTATGTTGGTTTTGGGAATTGA